A genomic window from Accipiter gentilis chromosome 1, bAccGen1.1, whole genome shotgun sequence includes:
- the LOC126044830 gene encoding MOB-like protein phocein isoform X5 — protein sequence MAGKAFRKFLPLFDRVLVERCAAETVTKGGIMIPEKAQGKVLQATVVAVGSGARGKDFYNWPDESFEEMDSTLAVQQYIQQNIRADCSNIDKILEPPEGQDEGVWKYEHLRQFCLELNGLAVKLQSECHPDTCTQMTATEQWIFLCAAHKTPKECPAIDYTRHTLDGAACLLNSNKYFPSRVSIKESSVAKLGSVCRRIYRIFSHAYFHHRQIFDEYENETFLCHRFTKFVMKYNLMSKDNLIVPILEEEVQNSVSGESEA from the exons ATG GCAGGAAAAGCATTTAGGAAATTTCTTCCCCTCTTTGATCGTGTTCTGGTTGAACGATGTGCAGCTGAGACAGTAACCAAAGGAGGCATCATGATTCCAGAAAAAGCTCAAGGGAAGGTGCTACAAGCGACAGTAGTAGCAGTTGGATCAGGAGCCAGAGGAAAG GATTTCTACAATTGGCCTGATGAATCCTTTGAAGAAATGGATAGTACATTAGCTGTTCAGCAG TATATTCAGCAAAACATAAGGGCAGACTGTTCCAACATTGATAAGATCCTTGAACCTCCTGAAGGCCAGGATGAAGGTGTATGGAAGTATGAACATTTAAG ACAATTCTGCCTTGAGCTCAATGGACTAGCTGTCAAGCTTCag AGTGAATGTCACCCAGACACATGTACTCAGATGACAGCAACTGAACAATGGATTTTTCTTTGTGCAGCTCATAAAACTCCCAAAGAG TGTCCTGCTATAGACTACACCAGACACACACTTGATGGAGCTGCATGTCTTCTGAATAGCAATAAATATTTCCCCAGCAG GGTTAGCATAAAGGAATCCTCTGTAGCCAAATTAGGATCAGTGTGCCGAAGgatttacagaatattttcacaTGCTTATTTTCATCACCGGCAGATATTTGACGAATATGAA AACGAAACTTTCTTGTGTCACCGGTTCACTAAGTTTGTGATGAAGTATAATCTGATGTCCAAGGATAACCTGATTGTACCAATTTTGGAGGAAGAAGTGCAAAATTCAGTGTCAGGGGAGAGTGAGGCATGA
- the LOC126044830 gene encoding MOB-like protein phocein isoform X2 produces the protein MDSTLAVQQYIQQNIRADCSNIDKILEPPEGQDEGVWKYEHLRQFCLELNGLAVKLQSECHPDTCTQMTATEQWIFLCAAHKTPKECPAIDYTRHTLDGAACLLNSNKYFPSRVSIKESSVAKLGSVCRRIYRIFSHAYFHHRQIFDEYENETFLCHRFTKFVMKYNLMSKDNLIVPILEEEVQNSVSGESEA, from the exons ATGGATAGTACATTAGCTGTTCAGCAG TATATTCAGCAAAACATAAGGGCAGACTGTTCCAACATTGATAAGATCCTTGAACCTCCTGAAGGCCAGGATGAAGGTGTATGGAAGTATGAACATTTAAG ACAATTCTGCCTTGAGCTCAATGGACTAGCTGTCAAGCTTCag AGTGAATGTCACCCAGACACATGTACTCAGATGACAGCAACTGAACAATGGATTTTTCTTTGTGCAGCTCATAAAACTCCCAAAGAG TGTCCTGCTATAGACTACACCAGACACACACTTGATGGAGCTGCATGTCTTCTGAATAGCAATAAATATTTCCCCAGCAG GGTTAGCATAAAGGAATCCTCTGTAGCCAAATTAGGATCAGTGTGCCGAAGgatttacagaatattttcacaTGCTTATTTTCATCACCGGCAGATATTTGACGAATATGAA AACGAAACTTTCTTGTGTCACCGGTTCACTAAGTTTGTGATGAAGTATAATCTGATGTCCAAGGATAACCTGATTGTACCAATTTTGGAGGAAGAAGTGCAAAATTCAGTGTCAGGGGAGAGTGAGGCATGA
- the LOC126044830 gene encoding MOB-like protein phocein isoform X1: MVMAEGTAVLRRNRPGTKAQDFYNWPDESFEEMDSTLAVQQYIQQNIRADCSNIDKILEPPEGQDEGVWKYEHLRQFCLELNGLAVKLQSECHPDTCTQMTATEQWIFLCAAHKTPKECPAIDYTRHTLDGAACLLNSNKYFPSRVSIKESSVAKLGSVCRRIYRIFSHAYFHHRQIFDEYENETFLCHRFTKFVMKYNLMSKDNLIVPILEEEVQNSVSGESEA; encoded by the exons ATGGTCATGGCGGAGGGGACGGCAGTGCTGAGGCGGAACAGGCCGGGCACCAAGGCCCAG GATTTCTACAATTGGCCTGATGAATCCTTTGAAGAAATGGATAGTACATTAGCTGTTCAGCAG TATATTCAGCAAAACATAAGGGCAGACTGTTCCAACATTGATAAGATCCTTGAACCTCCTGAAGGCCAGGATGAAGGTGTATGGAAGTATGAACATTTAAG ACAATTCTGCCTTGAGCTCAATGGACTAGCTGTCAAGCTTCag AGTGAATGTCACCCAGACACATGTACTCAGATGACAGCAACTGAACAATGGATTTTTCTTTGTGCAGCTCATAAAACTCCCAAAGAG TGTCCTGCTATAGACTACACCAGACACACACTTGATGGAGCTGCATGTCTTCTGAATAGCAATAAATATTTCCCCAGCAG GGTTAGCATAAAGGAATCCTCTGTAGCCAAATTAGGATCAGTGTGCCGAAGgatttacagaatattttcacaTGCTTATTTTCATCACCGGCAGATATTTGACGAATATGAA AACGAAACTTTCTTGTGTCACCGGTTCACTAAGTTTGTGATGAAGTATAATCTGATGTCCAAGGATAACCTGATTGTACCAATTTTGGAGGAAGAAGTGCAAAATTCAGTGTCAGGGGAGAGTGAGGCATGA
- the LOC126044830 gene encoding 10 kDa heat shock protein, mitochondrial isoform X3, protein MAGKAFRKFLPLFDRVLVERCAAETVTKGGIMIPEKAQGKVLQATVVAVGSGARGKNGEIQPVSVKVGEKVLLPEYGGTKIVLEDKDYYLFRDGDILGKYVD, encoded by the exons ATG GCAGGAAAAGCATTTAGGAAATTTCTTCCCCTCTTTGATCGTGTTCTGGTTGAACGATGTGCAGCTGAGACAGTAACCAAAGGAGGCATCATGATTCCAGAAAAAGCTCAAGGGAAGGTGCTACAAGCGACAGTAGTAGCAGTTGGATCAGGAGCCAGAGGAAAG aatggtGAGATTCAGCCAGTGAGTGTAAAAGTTGGTGAAAAGGTTTTGCTACCAGAATATGGTGGTACTAAGATTGTACTAGAAGATAAG gacTACTACTTGTTTAGAGATGGTGACATTCTTGGGAAATACGTGGACTAA